DNA from Arthrobacter sp. FW305-BF8:
CTCGGGCCGCCCCCACCACCCTCAACCCGACGCAGCGGCTGGACTTCCAGCGGTTCAGCTCGTGGGCGCTGATGGACTACTACCGGAGTCTGCTGGCGGTGATCCGCGAGGTGACGCCCAACGTTCCGGCCACCACCAACCTCATGGTGTCCAGCGCCACCAAGTCCCTGGACTACTTCGACTGGGCGAAGGACCTGGACGTGGTGGCCAACGACCACTACCTGGTGGCCGCGGATCCGGAGCGCGAAATCGAGCTGGCGTTCAGCGCGGACCTCACACGCGGCGTCGCGGGCAACAGGCCTTGTATCCTGATGGAGCACTCGACGTCGGCGGTGAACTGGCAGGCCCGTAACCAGCCGAAGATGCCCGGTGAAATGCTCCGCAACTCGCTGGCCCACGTGGCCCGCGGCGCCGATGCCGTCATGTTCTTCCAGTGGCGGCAGAGTGTTGCCGGCGCCGAGAAGTTCCATTCGGCGATGGTGCCGCACGGCGACCGCGACACCCGGGTGTGGCGGGAGGTGGTGGCCCTCGGCGAAGCCCTCAAGCGGCTTGGGCCGGTCAAAGGCTCCACCGTGGAATCCCGGGTGGCCATCGTGTTCGACTACGAGGCCTGGTGGGCCAGCGAACTGGACTCGCACCCGAGCGAGGACGTGAAGTATTTGGACCTGATCAGGGCGTTCCACCGCTCGCTGTTCCTGCGCGGCGTGGGCGTGGACTTCGTCCCCCCGGCCGCGGACCTCTCCGGCTACCGCCTGGTCCTGGTGTGCACGCTGTACTGCGTCAACGATGACGCAGCGGCCAATGTTGCCGCCGCTGCCGAGGCCGGAGCCACGGTGCTGGTCAGCTACTTCAGCGGCATCGTCGACGAGCGCGACCACATCAGGCTGGGCGGCTACCCTGGAGCCTTCCGGGAGCTGCTGGGCATCAGGACCGAGGAGTTCCACCCGCTGCTCGAGGGCGGCCGGGTGACTTTGAGCGACGGCACCATTGGCCGGGTGTGGAGCGAGCACGTCCACCTTGCCGGGGCGGAGGCGGTGGCCACCTTCACCGGCTACCCGCTCTCCGGCGTGCCCGCACTGACCCGGAGGAGCGCCGGCCCGGGCGCCGCCTGGTACCTGGCCACCCTCCTCGATCGCGACGGCATCGAACGCCTCTTGGACCGGCTCCTGGCCGAAGCGGGAGTGGCGGCCTCCGCGGAAGCCGCCGCCGGCGTCGAACTGACCCGGCGGGTCACGGCGGACGGGCGCCGCTTCCTCTTCGCCATCAATCACGGCCGGGAGGACGCGGAAGTGAAGGCCGACGGCGAGGAACTGCTGGGCGGCGGGCGTTTCGGCGGCATTGTCCCCGGCGGAGCTGTGGCCGTGATCGCCGAGGACTGACCGGTTCTCTGGAGTTTTTGACCCCACGCGCGGAAAACCCCGGGCAATCTCTGGTGGGAGACGGCCCAGGGATTTCCTTTCCGTGGTGGAGCTAGCTGCTGATGGCTGACGTCATCTCATCCACCGCTTTCTTACCGGCTTCATCTGCGGAAAGCCTGTTGAACAGCACCTCGGAGGTGTAACGTTTGATGATTTCCTGGATGGCACCCGCGCCCTTCGGCGGCGGGGCAGGAGCCTCACCGAGTTCGTTCTTGATCTGGTCGATGAACTTCACAACCTTGACGTCCGCAGGGGTCAGCTTGGCGGAGATCGCCGCGCGCACATCGGTGTTCGGGTAGACACCACGGTCGGCCAGGAGTGCCTCGCCGGCCTTGGCGTCGTTCGCCAGGAAGTTGATGAATTTGGCGACTTCCTCAGGGTGCTTGGTTCTGGAGGATGCCGACCAGAACTGCGAGGCCTTGTACCAGAGCTTGGCATCAGCAGCGGAGCCGGTCTTGGTGGGGAACCTCAGAACCTTCAGTTCCGAGCCTGCGGCCTTTTCCAGGGCGGGAAGCTGGTTGGACCACCAGAAGGCGAGTCCATTCTTGCCCGTTGCGAGGCCGCTCTGGTCCAGGGGTGCTGCTTCGGCCTCAACAACCTCCGACGCCGAGGGAACTGCCTTGCCCTCACTCATCTGTTTCAGGAAGGCCCACCAGGCGGCGATGTCCGCCGGCTCAAAGCCGAGCTTGCCGTCTTCGGTGTAGAGGGACTTTCCGTTCTGCCTCAGCCATACGCCCAGGGATGCCTCATCGGTCCCGTAGGCGGCCGCCCCGTAAGTGCCCTTCGGGGATTTAGCCGTCACCTCGGCGGAGATCCGTTCGAAGTCTTCCCAGGTCCAGGTCGCGTCGTCGGGCAATGCCACACCTGCTGCCTTGAACACGGCCGGGTTCGCAAGGATGGTGGCTGCATTGATGCCGGCGGGGATACCCGTCAGGCCGTCCTCGCTCTGCCCCGCCTTCAGCGTGGCCTCGTCGAGCTTGGATGTGTCGATGCCGTACTTCGAGAGGTCAAGCAGGGCTCCGCGGCTGGAGTACTCGGTGATGTACTTTTCGTCCATCTGGATGATGTCGGGAGCGTCGTTCGCAGCCACCTGCGTGGCCAGCTTGTCCCAGTAACCGCTCCAGTCGCCGTACTCCGGCTTGATCTTGATCTTCGGGTTTTCGGCTTCGAAGGCCTTGATGGCTTCCTGGGTGACCTGCGCCCTCTTGTCGCTGCCCCACCAGGAGAAACGGAGTTCAACCGTTCCGTCGGCGCTCTGGGCGGCAGATCCGCCGCCACAGGCGCTGAGCGCAAGGACGACGGCGGCTGCGGCAGCAACCACTCCCGCCTTCCGGAGCCGTCGCGGGGTCTTGGATACCTGGGGCCGGCGGGCCTCGGCATCAGGGCCAGGTTTGGGGAACAGTTGCACAGTTCACTCCGATCTTCGTTGATCTTGAAGGAGATGGAAAACGCTTTCCAGCTAATGGAATAAGTACTTATCTTGTATTACAAGCATTTGTGCCCGATTGCGCCGGGAGCCGGTGGCCCCGGTGTTCGTTCGCGGCCTACTTGATGCCGGTCGTGGCTATTCCCTTGATGAGGAACCTTTGCCCAAAGAGGAAAACCAGGAACACGGGCAGGAGCGAAACGATGGACATGGCGAAGAGTGAGCCCCAGCTTGTGGCGGACTGCGAATCCACGAACGCCCGGAGCGCAACGGGAACGGTGAACATGTCAGGGTCCGTCAGGTAGATGAGGGCACCAAAGAAGTCGTTCCAGGTCCAGATGAAGGTGAAGATGGTGGTGGTGGCCAGCGCGGGGACCATCAGCGGCAGAATTACGCGCAGGAAGATCCGCGGGTGGCCGGCGCCGTCGATCCTTGCGGCCTCATCAAGTTCCTTTGGGATGCCCCGGATGAACTGGACCATCAGGAACACGAAGAACGCGTCGGTGGCCAGGAGCTTCGGAACGATGAGCGGCCAGAAGGTGTTCACCCAGCCGATCTGCGAGAACAGGATGTACTGCGGGACAATCACCACGTGGAACGGCAGCATGATGGTGAGCAGCATAATGCCGAAGAAGATCTTCTGCCCCGTGAACTGGAGCCTGGCGAAGGCGTAAGCGGCCATGGAGCAGGAGATCAGGTTGCCGAGGATTGATCCCAGCACAACCACCGCGGAATTGAGCATGTAGTGGCCGAACGGGTGGGTCAGCGCCGACCATCCGTCCGTGTAGTTGCCCATCTCGAGGCTGTTCAGCCACAGACCGGGTTCGCGGAAGATGAGTTCGTTGGCGCGCAGCGAGGAAACAACCATCCACAGCAGCGGGTAGATCATGACTCCGCCGGTGACGATCAGGATCGCATGCTTGATCAGTGCCTTGGAACGTGCGCTGCGGCTAAAGGCAAGGCTGCCGCGTGGTTCGCGGCTCTTGCGTGGCCCTCGGGGGTTCGTTGGCTTGCCGGCCGGAGCTTTCTTACTCGGGGCGGGCAGCGTCTCCAGCTTAGTCGTCATAGAAAACCCAATACTTTGCAGCGATAAAGTTGATGGCGGTGAAGGCGCCGATGATGACCAGCAGGAACCAGGCCATGGCGGAGGCGTATCCCATATCGAACTGGCCGAAGCCCTTTTGGTAGAGGTAAAGCGTGAAGAACATTGTCGAATCCGAAGGGCCGCCGTTGCCGCCGGAGACGATGAACGCCTGCGTGAACGACTGGAATGATCCGATGATCTGCAGCACCAGGTTGAAGAAGATGATGGGGCTCAGGAGCGGCAGGGTGATGCGCCAGAACTGCTGGAGCTTGGTGGCTCCGTCCACCTCGGCGGCTTCGTAGTACATGTTGGGTATCTGGCGCAGGCCGGCCAGGAAGATGATCATCGGAGCGCCGAAAGTCCAGACGTGGAGCAGGATGATGGACCCCAGCGCCGTACTCGGGTCAGAAATCCACCCCGGACCCTCGATGCCGGCAAGGGCAAGTACCTGATTCACGAGGCCGGTGGTGCCGAAGATCTGCTTCCACAGGATCGCGATGGCCACCGAGCCGCCCAGCAGCGACGGCAAGTAGAAGACAGAACGGTAGAACGGGAGGCCACGAAGGCCTTTGTCCAGTACCAGCGCGATCAGCAGGGCAACCGCCAGCTGCAGCGGAACGCCGACGAGTACATACGTGAACGTCACCCCGAGCGAATTGTGCAGTCTCGCGTCGGTGAACATCCGCTGGAAGTTCTCCAGGCCCACCCACTCCGGGGCCTGAATCAGGTTGTAGTCGGTGAAAGAGAGGTACAGCGACATCACCATGGGACCGACGGTGATGGCCACCAGTCCCACCAGCCACGGAAGCAGGAAGATGTAGGCGGCCTTGTTGTCCCGCCCGCCGGCCTTCTTCTCTTCGGCAGTCTTCGGACCCTTGCGGCGCGAGAGGGACGTGAGTTCGGTAATGGCACTCACGGCGCGCACCTCGCTCGCTGCGGCTTAGGTATGTGTTGAGCGGCCATGCGGTCTCCTTTGGTCATCGTGGCCATTCCCGCGCGGGCGTTCCGTCCCAGATACTCAGGAACGCCTCTGCCGCGGATTAATGCTTCATTCGGCAGGAGTGCTTTGTGCCCTCCGTCACTCTCGTGAAGCCGTCGCTACAACGGTAAACGCTTTCCAAGGCGATGTATAGATTATTTCGTAAATTTAGGAAAACGCTTTCCACGTCCGGCCAAGCCATGGGAGGCCACCAGCAGGCAGGTGTCAGAAAACGCTTTCTCAGGTACGGTGTTACTGCCTGCGTTTCCCTCCCTGTCCAGCAGTACTTCCCACGCAAGGATCAACCCGCATGTCGCTACCTTCCGCTTACGCTCCCTCTCCCGCCCCCCACAGGGCACAGAACCCTGTCCCCCGGATCGCCCTCGTCGGCGTACACGGTTTCGGCGCGCGGCACCTGGCCAACCTGGCCCGGCTGGAGGCGTCCGGAGTGCTCGAATTCGTGGCAATAGCGGACCCCCGCCCTCCCGCAGACGGAGTCCTGGAAGACTCCGTAGCCGTCTTCGAGACTCTCGATCACCTCCTTCAGGCGGGGACCGCTCCGGATGTCGTCATCCTGGCTACCCCCATCCAGACACACGTTCCCCTCGCCATGGCTGCCCTGTCCGCTGGCGCGGACGTTTACGTGGAGAAGCCCCCCGCAGCGTCCCTGCAGCAGTTCCAGGAACTGCTGGCGGCCGCAGAGTCAGCAAGCCGGCTCGTGCAGGTTGGCTTCCAGAGCTTGGGATCCGACGCGTTGCCCGCGATCCGGCGGCTTATCGCGGACGGGGAGATCGGGGACGTGCTCGGACTGGGCGCCGCGGGAACCTGGCTACGGACTCGCGGCTACTTCAAGCGCTCGCGCTGGGCCGGCAAGCGGGCCATCAACGGAACCGATGTGGTTGACGGCGTCGCCACCAACGCGCTGGCACACGCCGTGGTGACGGGTCTCAGCATCGCCGCTGCCCGCACCCTTGATGATGTGGCCTGCGTGGACACCGATCTCTATCGCGCACACCCTACTGAAAGCGACGACACGTCGGTGATCCGGGTCCGCACCTCCGCGGGACAGGTCCTCACCTGCGCACTGACCCTTTGCGCCGCCCGGCAGACACCTCCTTCCATCACTGTTTTCGGCACGGCAGGCAAGGCAGAGCTCTTTTACACGGAGGATGAACTGGTGGTGAGCACTGACCACGGCGAACGCCGGGAACTATTCCCCCGCACGGATCTGCTGGAGAATCTGCTGGAGGTACGCGCCTCGGGCGGAGAGCTGCTCAGCCCGCTGTCCGGCTCGGGAGCCTTTATGGCTGTGCTCGAAGCAATCCGCACGGCACCCGCACCGCAACAGATTGACGACAGGTACATCAAGTGGGAAGGCAGCGGCGATGATTCCCACCCCGTCGTAGAGGGAATCGCTGAACTGATCCAACGCGCCACCCTCGCGCAGGCAACCTTCTCGGA
Protein-coding regions in this window:
- a CDS encoding DUF6807 family protein yields the protein MSLPSAYAPSPAPHRAQNPVPRIALVGVHGFGARHLANLARLEASGVLEFVAIADPRPPADGVLEDSVAVFETLDHLLQAGTAPDVVILATPIQTHVPLAMAALSAGADVYVEKPPAASLQQFQELLAAAESASRLVQVGFQSLGSDALPAIRRLIADGEIGDVLGLGAAGTWLRTRGYFKRSRWAGKRAINGTDVVDGVATNALAHAVVTGLSIAAARTLDDVACVDTDLYRAHPTESDDTSVIRVRTSAGQVLTCALTLCAARQTPPSITVFGTAGKAELFYTEDELVVSTDHGERRELFPRTDLLENLLEVRASGGELLSPLSGSGAFMAVLEAIRTAPAPQQIDDRYIKWEGSGDDSHPVVEGIAELIQRATLAQATFSELGAPWARPLEPAATCTVGGREVASYQDGSRIRPASSPRPYLHPVRTLAGTVVTDHQPTDHVWHLGVGVAVQDVNGINFWGGRTCTRDAGRYVWRPDHGRIVRTSTGSDSSGSALSEVLSWNGPDGAPVLREQRNWTWAAVDLQTWRLTLDFTLTPAGDAAVSLGSPGSNGRRLGGYGGFFWRLASCDDARVWSPAGSGEAVVHGSVSQWLAWSGTFGGNPATLVFTSPADCDDPWFVRVGSYPGVGQSLAWEEPALLQPGESVTRSVTVFVSDARLGTADIDALVTGMEGSS
- a CDS encoding carbohydrate ABC transporter permease gives rise to the protein MTTKLETLPAPSKKAPAGKPTNPRGPRKSREPRGSLAFSRSARSKALIKHAILIVTGGVMIYPLLWMVVSSLRANELIFREPGLWLNSLEMGNYTDGWSALTHPFGHYMLNSAVVVLGSILGNLISCSMAAYAFARLQFTGQKIFFGIMLLTIMLPFHVVIVPQYILFSQIGWVNTFWPLIVPKLLATDAFFVFLMVQFIRGIPKELDEAARIDGAGHPRIFLRVILPLMVPALATTTIFTFIWTWNDFFGALIYLTDPDMFTVPVALRAFVDSQSATSWGSLFAMSIVSLLPVFLVFLFGQRFLIKGIATTGIK
- a CDS encoding ABC transporter substrate-binding protein, whose translation is MFPKPGPDAEARRPQVSKTPRRLRKAGVVAAAAAVVLALSACGGGSAAQSADGTVELRFSWWGSDKRAQVTQEAIKAFEAENPKIKIKPEYGDWSGYWDKLATQVAANDAPDIIQMDEKYITEYSSRGALLDLSKYGIDTSKLDEATLKAGQSEDGLTGIPAGINAATILANPAVFKAAGVALPDDATWTWEDFERISAEVTAKSPKGTYGAAAYGTDEASLGVWLRQNGKSLYTEDGKLGFEPADIAAWWAFLKQMSEGKAVPSASEVVEAEAAPLDQSGLATGKNGLAFWWSNQLPALEKAAGSELKVLRFPTKTGSAADAKLWYKASQFWSASSRTKHPEEVAKFINFLANDAKAGEALLADRGVYPNTDVRAAISAKLTPADVKVVKFIDQIKNELGEAPAPPPKGAGAIQEIIKRYTSEVLFNRLSADEAGKKAVDEMTSAISS
- a CDS encoding carbohydrate ABC transporter permease, translating into MSAITELTSLSRRKGPKTAEEKKAGGRDNKAAYIFLLPWLVGLVAITVGPMVMSLYLSFTDYNLIQAPEWVGLENFQRMFTDARLHNSLGVTFTYVLVGVPLQLAVALLIALVLDKGLRGLPFYRSVFYLPSLLGGSVAIAILWKQIFGTTGLVNQVLALAGIEGPGWISDPSTALGSIILLHVWTFGAPMIIFLAGLRQIPNMYYEAAEVDGATKLQQFWRITLPLLSPIIFFNLVLQIIGSFQSFTQAFIVSGGNGGPSDSTMFFTLYLYQKGFGQFDMGYASAMAWFLLVIIGAFTAINFIAAKYWVFYDD
- a CDS encoding beta-galactosidase — translated: MPEQEASPQAPLWNSGPGLAYGGDYNPEQWPAEVRLEDIGLMKEAGVTLLSVAIFSWALLEPREGEYDFAWLDEVLDSLAGAGIRVALATATAAPPAWLVRKHPEVLPVTAEGTVLERGSRRHYTPSSAVYRRYATGITRKLAERYKDHPALALWHVDNELGCHVSEFYGVEDAAAFRRWLERRYGGIEALNEAWGTAFWSQHYASFEEVIPPRAAPTTLNPTQRLDFQRFSSWALMDYYRSLLAVIREVTPNVPATTNLMVSSATKSLDYFDWAKDLDVVANDHYLVAADPEREIELAFSADLTRGVAGNRPCILMEHSTSAVNWQARNQPKMPGEMLRNSLAHVARGADAVMFFQWRQSVAGAEKFHSAMVPHGDRDTRVWREVVALGEALKRLGPVKGSTVESRVAIVFDYEAWWASELDSHPSEDVKYLDLIRAFHRSLFLRGVGVDFVPPAADLSGYRLVLVCTLYCVNDDAAANVAAAAEAGATVLVSYFSGIVDERDHIRLGGYPGAFRELLGIRTEEFHPLLEGGRVTLSDGTIGRVWSEHVHLAGAEAVATFTGYPLSGVPALTRRSAGPGAAWYLATLLDRDGIERLLDRLLAEAGVAASAEAAAGVELTRRVTADGRRFLFAINHGREDAEVKADGEELLGGGRFGGIVPGGAVAVIAED